A genome region from Paludibacterium sp. B53371 includes the following:
- a CDS encoding flagellin: MAIYVNTNIASLNAQRNLSGSTESLKTSLQRLSSGLRINSAADDPAGMAVSQSMTTQINGNEQGIRNASDGISLAQTAEGALGQIQNNLQTIRQIAVQAANGTISDTNRSQLQKQVDQLTQEISRIVQTTNFNGTMLLSGGNSITFQIGASGVASNQVVASGLDLTSGINSYATSLTATGTIDITTTAKASAVLSALDADINLISNDRSQLGAVQNRFQAVIANMSNYVQNLKDSRSRIIDTDFASETANLTQQQILQQAGTAVLSQANQVPQAALTLLKGG; encoded by the coding sequence ATGGCAATTTATGTCAATACCAACATTGCATCGCTGAATGCCCAGCGTAATCTTTCCGGATCAACTGAATCCCTGAAAACGTCGCTCCAGCGGCTGTCGTCCGGTCTGCGCATCAACAGCGCGGCGGATGATCCTGCCGGCATGGCTGTGTCGCAGTCCATGACGACACAGATCAACGGTAACGAGCAGGGTATTCGCAACGCAAGTGACGGTATCTCCCTGGCGCAAACCGCCGAAGGTGCACTGGGCCAGATCCAGAACAACCTGCAGACCATTCGCCAGATTGCCGTGCAGGCCGCCAACGGTACGATTTCCGATACCAACCGCTCGCAGCTGCAAAAGCAGGTCGACCAGCTGACGCAGGAAATCTCGCGTATCGTGCAAACCACCAACTTCAACGGCACCATGCTGCTGTCGGGTGGTAACTCCATTACTTTCCAGATCGGTGCTTCCGGCGTGGCTTCCAACCAGGTGGTGGCCAGCGGTCTGGATCTGACTTCCGGTATCAACAGCTACGCGACCTCGCTGACGGCGACGGGGACCATCGATATCACCACCACGGCCAAGGCTTCGGCGGTGTTGTCGGCGCTGGATGCCGACATCAACCTGATCTCGAATGACCGTTCGCAGCTGGGTGCGGTGCAAAACCGTTTTCAGGCGGTCATCGCCAATATGTCGAACTATGTGCAGAACCTGAAGGACTCTCGTTCGCGCATTATCGATACTGACTTTGCTTCTGAAACCGCCAACCTGACCCAGCAGCAGATCCTGCAACAGGCCGGTACGGCCGTGCTGTCGCAGGCCAACCAGGTGCCCCAGGCGGCCCTGACCCTGCTCAAGGGTGGTTGA